DNA from Candidatus Woesearchaeota archaeon:
AAAGATAGTGACGTTCGACGGCAAAGCGCACGAGCGTGGAAAAATCAGTGAGGGTGCTGAGTGCACACCGTGCGTCGGTGAAACGACCATCAGCTTCAGCCCATTGATAGGTTGTTATGGCAAGGCACTGCTCAACAATGCCTCCTGCGGCGCGCACCTTTTCTACGGCTGCAACTGAACTTTCTCCGGTACTGATGTGATCCTCAATAACAAGTGCCCGCTGTCCGGGTTGGAGATCCCCTTCAACAGCTTGTTTGGTGCCGTGGCTTTTCGGGTCACGCACATAGGCAAAAGGAAGATGCAATTCTTTGGCAAGAACACGCCCCCATGGAATGCCCGCAGTAGCGACACCGACGATAGTATCATACGGTTGGCCAAGATCCCGAGCGCACTGGGCAAAATAGGTATCGATATGGTCGCTCAAAGCAGGGTAGCCCATCACTCTCCGATTGTTACAATAGATCGGGCTTTTGATGCCTGAACTGAACGTAAACGGCTCATCAGGGCGAAACAGCACGGCGCCTGTTTCAAAAAGAATGCGTGCACTATCTTGTCTGATAAATTCACGTTGGTTTGGATGCATGTGCCCAATTTTGGCAAGGATGTTTAAAAAGATAGTTGTGAACGAGTAGTGATTATATCAGCCCAAACAATCCTTTTCCTGACACGACAACGAGCGTCACAATCGCCCCTGCAAGAAGGCTGCCGGCGAATGCTGACAAAAAGAGTGTTTTCTTTTTCATACCAAGAATGTAGGCAACGAGCGTACCAGTCCACACGCCGGAGCCAGGAAGGGGCACGCCGATGAAGAGTATCAAACCATATGCACCGTATTTTTTCAGGTACGGCTCGGCTTGACGCTGTGCTTTGGTAATGTAACGAGTATAGAAGCGCTCAAACCAGCCGAAGACAAGAAAGAGATGCACCATCTTGTCAAGGAAAAGATACACGAGCGGAGCAGCGAGAAAGTTGGCAACCGAGCAGACGGCGAACACGATTGGCCACGGGAGTTGTGCAACAAGAATGCCGTACGGAATGCTGCCGCGGAGTTCTGCAATCGGCGCGATGGAGATGAGCACCATCTTGACCAGTGCTGCGACAAGCGCCATTAGTTGCCTCCGATTATTCGTGCTGAAACAACTTTTTCAGCGACGTACGGTTCTTTCAGCACCGTTGCAACAAACAGTTCAGGCGTTCTGAAGCGCCGTGGCACGTCTGCAAACATCCTATTATTTTTTTCAAATGTTTTTTTGTGGACTGATTTGAAATGGGCAACATGCTGCGCAAATGAAAGTGCCGGCCCAGCCATGCAGCGGGTGGGTGGCAGCACTGCCGGATTGAGAATAAAAAAGAAGAGTGCTTTCGTGTCCTTGTCCCAAATCCAGCCGGTGTCGTAGAGCTCGAATTCATGGTCGCCGAGCTTTTTTTTCAGGTACTCAAATGATTTTAGCAGTTTTGCCCCAACCACGTCTTCCTTGCCATGCTGCGCAGTGATATCAATCATGACGAGTTTGTGGGTTCCGGCACGCTGT
Protein-coding regions in this window:
- the pyrE gene encoding orotate phosphoribosyltransferase — protein: MHPNQREFIRQDSARILFETGAVLFRPDEPFTFSSGIKSPIYCNNRRVMGYPALSDHIDTYFAQCARDLGQPYDTIVGVATAGIPWGRVLAKELHLPFAYVRDPKSHGTKQAVEGDLQPGQRALVIEDHISTGESSVAAVEKVRAAGGIVEQCLAITTYQWAEADGRFTDARCALSTLTDFSTLVRFAVERHYLSPDQERLVRDWQKNPAGWTHSGGAP
- a CDS encoding small multi-drug export protein — translated: MALVAALVKMVLISIAPIAELRGSIPYGILVAQLPWPIVFAVCSVANFLAAPLVYLFLDKMVHLFLVFGWFERFYTRYITKAQRQAEPYLKKYGAYGLILFIGVPLPGSGVWTGTLVAYILGMKKKTLFLSAFAGSLLAGAIVTLVVVSGKGLFGLI